From Camelina sativa cultivar DH55 chromosome 5, Cs, whole genome shotgun sequence:
GATAAGGCAGTATCAGTTGTCAACTCCTTCAACACAATACCTACATTCTTGCGGTTTATAAATTGTGCAGATCTAACAACTTTCAACAATGGTCTAATAGATACGCTGAGACATCAAGGTGACCCAAGATTACTACCTTATCATTCTGCATTTAGAATTCTGAGACCTCGGAACGCATTTAGAAACATGTTTGGTACCTCCTCAAGGTCCTTGTTTAATTTATGGTCCTCAAACTCAGCCATATTTGCATGAATCCTCTTCTTTACATTtcacatattttgtaaactgaCATGGATTGATAAATTGATTATACAAATTTTCCGTATATGTTTTTATCAAGTAATTAAATTGATAATTTaagaaactttttattttcaagtaaCAAATTCGTGATTTAATTGTGAATATATTTCTCCTTTTCCGGATTATTACTacataaaacctctataaattaataatgttgggaccaagacattttattaatttatagatatatttctaatagtttaaattttttaaaaattatgaattgagacaattttagcgAAATAATATTAgacttttggattttgtaaattttatggtattggaattaaatttgtaatatatagaaaacattagtaacaataaattacaaatacaatattcaaattcacttatacacataaTTAACATACATAAAtgcaaatttatgaataataatattaattattgtattttaatagtcaatcaaacaaccaaaatgtaaatgatggatatctagaaattaaaaactttaaaacaattAGCTATTTTTGtgacatgttacaaaatattttatatcactatagtttaaaaatacaatttaacAACGGTTTTATGgatatgaggtttaagagaaacatacattattatatcagcatatatatatatatatatatatatatgtaaatttacatgattattaatttatgatattattgggactatAATTTAcatagaaatttcaaaaaaaaaaattatcttattatcttatcgaattttgttatttttacacTGGTTTGACTTgagactagcaaaatttattaatttatagagtattaatttatagaaattttatgtAGTGTTGACAAAACgtcagaaacagaaacaaatcagTGAAATCACGCCAGCTCGGATGTTATAAGACCATACGACcaagataaacaaaaactagaggaagaaaacaaaaacattaaaacactttacattaaaaaaaagacacacacacactcactgTCAGAAATCTACATCGAGAAACACACACATCATTCATGAAACACACCACCACAGAGAAAACGAATAATATTATGGTTGTCGAGGATGATCATAATGATCGTATACTATGGGATTGTGGAAGTCCACTCTATGATTCCTACGAGCTCGTCTCTCTTACTCACATCATCGAACGCCATTTCATGTCTATCCCTTCTCTCGCCGGCACCGgaaaaatgttttgttcttctcgAACGCCGTCCGATCTTGGGGAAAAGTCGAATCGCGCGGCTAGCACCGTCGTGGATCTGTGCTGCTCCTCTAATTCCACGGCTAGTAAATTATTGTGGGGTGTCTTTCAGACCAAGTGGTGGAAGAAGAGGTCGAAAAACGCCGAAACCGTCGTCGATaatcacaagaagaagaagaagaatttgtttTGTCGGATCCTCTCTGGGATAAGGATTCCTACAACAAGATCTGGTTCTTCGAAAATGTgattttcctttctcttttctttttttgcaagaTCTTGCTCGCTCTTTCTTAAGATATAATTACTTGTTCATGtgttaatttgaaatttaatcgAATAAATTGTAATGTAAAACGGGATATACATCTTTACTGATCCAGTAGTAATTGGTGGGTTTAATACCATAATATCATATATTGGAAGCTCTGAAACGTATAGGCATGTTAGAGTGAAACGTGGATCAACATGCAATCAACGTTACGTTTACGTTGGGAAATATAACGATAGAATAATACATATAGGGTTCGTTTGGCAATTGCCATTTATGCTAACTGCTAAGTGCTAACAGTACAGGAAGTGTCAGAGGAAAAAAACATGTGAGAAACTTGGTTAGAAAAACATAAGTGAATAAAAACAAAGGACAAAACATGTGAAGCAATGTGTATAAATTTCATGTTTTGACAATATTCTAACATGCAATGATGCAAATGATTGACTCAGTCAACTGTTTTGGGAACTTAGTAAATTTGTAATTTGGTCTATGGGCTATTCTTAATTATGGCCCATCTGTATGATCAAATTTTTGAACAGAATTAAAGCTTCCCGTTACAATTTACCTTTTTCTTGTTAAGTTATAGTTTTAGCCGTTACAACATGATATGCTtcctctataaaaaaaaactagtattaaAGCTTAAAGATCTCAACGAGCATCTTCAAAAGGTCGATTCTTTATACCAAATCGTTACAACTTATGAATTCCATTTCCATCTGTTCATCTATACAGTATATATGACGTACCATATTGTATTATCTGATGCAAATGAACAATAGTATATTTAAAACAGTGAACACTTATATTAATAACATCGAGGGGGTATTTATCGCACTACAATTCACATCGTCATAATTGAGTTCAAAGGCtgctgaagaaagaaaagaaaaataaaaggaatacatCACAGTGAATTCACAAGAAAGTATAGAAGTAAATATGCGAAATAGACCAACATAGGCTATTATTGCATAATCCATTACCAATTTGGTTGTCTAAAAAAAGCTGGTTTCCATGGTTCTCCATCAACTTCAGAGATCTTTTTAATGGGGCTccacatttttgtaaatttaatagGTTTGTATTAATTACCCAAAGAAGcaattttgttaatatcaaaGTAAAGGGATTAAGAATATCACATGTCTGTAAAATGCTCCACCagaattgctttttttttgttttctgttttttttttttttttatatgtgatTAGTACTGTACTTAGTAGTAAGTAAAGATAAGATCCAATTTCTTAAAAGTAAAAgtcagagaaaaacaaaagaaaaagagagttagAAGACAGTCAAAAGAAACACACGAGAAAATGTGGTGAAGCTTCTTCGATGGGGGTGGGTCTCTCGTTTGGTGTGGCACTGGGTTCCACCTTAACATACACATGGACCACTTTTAACTTAacgttcgtcttcttctttgaccttttttttttttttttctgatttacGAATaattcctctcttttctttttttgtttaagtttgccatgtatctcatatatatatatattttttttttgttttcttgtaatttaTGAATgctatattaatctttttagtCTGTCACATCTTTTAACAAAGGCCAAAACCctgcttttcctttttttacatCAGTGGTCGCTCGCTGACATATATAGAAGCTATAAAGAAAAGCTATTATTACTATTATGTAAGTAAGTATATATGGTTgttataaaaagtaaaagcaaaaaagcaaaagtttttttaaattcccCCACTCTCAAACTTTCTTTGTAATTTGGTAAATTCTTGATTTTGGTGCTGTTGTTGGTCTTTTTATCCATAATGATAATAACCcactaaaataataagataatgaACCATGTaacaaaatataaccaaaacaaaccattttgtattatatttttcaaacaatAAGTCCACGTCAGCATAAACGCTAAAATAACGTAAGAGAATCAGACGGAACTGAGAGTGTCGCcgttagcaaaaaaaataaaaataatacggAGTTTTGATATACGAATCTGACCACTGTGGTTGGTTGCGTCACAGCTCACTCGGATCAGAGAGGGAACCATAATGAAAACAACCCAACTACTGTACTAATAAGTAGTAAACGCTCACTGTAAAAAACGCCGACGTTTTCAATAAATGTAAGTTTgggtaaaaaaaatgtaaatacggCGTCGTTTCTTTTCCAAgagatgttatttttttttccttcttcatttAGCGTATCTGTGCCGTGTGAAAAGGAGCGAAATATTGGCagagaaacaaaagcataaaaCACAAGACCAGAGATTTTCTCCCAACAAAAGACCAAACTTCGAACTcaacgagagagaaagagagaagtattaaaccaaaactatatacataaactagagagagagaaagagacatatATTTCACTTCttccggtttggttttggttttcccaAGAAAATCAAGAAGGGATCGAGTAGCAGAAGCCTAAACCCAATCAAGAAACATAGCTCTGAGCCTCAaaggttcagtttttttttttctctctctcactcttttttCTAAATCTGTTCCCTTTACTTTTGAAGTCGTTCTATTTCTCTGGGttggtcttcttctctttctgatttctgtgttataattttttcttttatcagaCTCGTTTTCTGGGTTCgtttaatttcataaataataataaatgaccGAGTCTACCAAAGTAAGGCTAGTTCGTTGCCCCAAGTGCGAGAATCTCTTATCAGAGCCTGAAGATTCCCCCTTTTTCCAGTGCGGTGGCTGCTTCACCGTTCTTCGTGGTATGTTAATGTTATGCTCTCTCTTTTAATGCTTTTTGGTAGAATGAGTGTAGAGactttaattcttgattttgttggtttattatatTAGCTTCTGATCTGGTTTTTGGTTGATTCGAATTATTAAGTggcttctttctttatttgctttACTCTGAACGagactttgttttctttcacaTACAGCCAAAATCAAGGAGCGTGAAGCTGAAGCAGATTCTGTTTCAGACAAGTCCGTGGAACATGGAGCCAAAAAACCAGTTTCAGTTAACTCCACTAGTTCCCCTGAGGAGAAAGCCATTGTGGATTCTAGTGATGAAACTTCATCTGACTCTGATGTTGTTCCATCTTCTTTGAGACACCAGCAAAATGTTCCAGTACTTGCTGTTGAGACTGATCATCCTTGTTGTTCGAAAGGAGAAGGTGACAGATCTAGTATACTAGTGGATAAAAAAGATGACCCCAAATCTCAATCAGGGAGACAAGACTCGGGTTTGGATCAGTTTAGGAAAAGAACAACCAAGAGATGTGATTCTGATAGTGTCGTCATCAATAGATTATCCACCACTTCAAAGTACCCTTGTGATGAAggcccttcttcttcttcagccaaCAACTACTTTCCAGATTCAGTCCGTGAGTTCCAGAAACATTTGAAAGATCAGAGCAATGAAGCAATCGAACAAGACCGAGCTGGTCTTCTGAGACAGTTGGAAAAGCTCAAAGAACAGCTTGTTCAGTCTTGCAATGTGCCTGGTGAGAAACCTAAAGAATCTTTGTCTTCCACAGGGTTGTTGAACAAGGGGCCTCCTATGAGGTTTCACAGTTTGGGTAATCACGCTGTTGGAGGTCCTTCTTATTACCATCAACATACCGAACCGCAATTTCCTTACAACAACAATAGTGAAGCCCCTCATAGTCTGATGCATCCCTCTTTTGGAGACCCTCACAGGTTCCAGATGCATGGAAGAGGTCCTCATCCGCTGCAACCATCTCATCCTTACTACTCGGGACAATATGTTGGTAATAATAACAACAGTCATGATCTTTTTGACGCATACCCACAGCAAAACAACGGGCCTTTTCATAACTCATCTTGCTCTTGTTACCACTGTTATGAGAATAAATACTGGCGAGGTTCAGCACCGGTGATCCCTGATGCACCCTATAACGCCGGTTTTTATCCTCATGAGAACGTTATGGGTTTTGCTCCACCGCATAATCCTAGAACTTACGCTTCTCGTGGTCTACAACAGCCTCATGGCAGATGGCCTAGTAACTTCACTGATACTCAAATGGACTCTCTTTCACGGATACGTCCACCTAGAGTTGTGTTACCAGGCGGCTCTCGTCATATCCGTCCTTTGGCTGGTGGTGCTCCATTTATAACTTGTCAAAACTGCTTCGAGCTTCTACAATTGCCAAAGAAACCAGAGGCTGGTGGTACAAAGAAACAGCAGAAAGTGAGATGCGGAGCTTGCTCATGTTTGATAGATTTATCTGTTGTTAATAACAAATTCGTTCTGTCAACAAACACAGCTTCAACAAGACAAGGAGAAGCTCGTGTAGCTGCTGATTACACTTCCGATGACTATGATCTTCTCGGTTATGTGTTTCATTCGTTGGATGATGAACCAAGAGATCTTCCTGGATTGATTTCAGACAAGTCGTCTACAGATATGCAACATGTTCATTCTCATTCCGCTAGTCTTTCCGAGGGGGAGCTAAGCTCAGACAGTCTAACAGCTAAGCCACTAGCTCAAGCTCAAGATTCTCCTCTTCACGATAACTACGTTGATTACTCATCGATCAATCACGACCGGTCTGGAGCAGGCAGCCGTAGCTCTCGTTCAGAACACGACAGGGTCACACAGAGCAAGACGACGGCTATGAGACAAAACTCCATGAAAGAGGTTTCACTTGCAAGTGAGATGGAAGTTAACTTCAACGATTACTCTCAGAATCATAACAACAGTGGAGTATCTAAAGATCAGCAGCAAAGAGCCAAGAAGAGCGGATTCGCGAGCATTGTGAAGAAAAGCTTCAAGGATCTGACAAAatctattaataataatgatgaaGGGAACAAAAGCAATGTTTCTATAAATGGACATCTTTTAACAGAACGTCTGCTGAGAAAAGCAGAGAAGCAAGCCGGAGCCATTCAGCCAGGAAACTACTGGTAAAATATTGTTGAGTTTTTTTAGATGCCatgaatcatcttcttcatgactctttttgttgttgatgagtTTTGGGGACATTTCTAGGTATGATTACAGAGCTGGATTCTGGGGAGTAATGGGAGGTCCAGGTCTTGGAATATTACCGGTAAATAATTGCATGCATTTTTTATATTGCTTCATGTCACAGTTAACAAGTTATGAAAAGTAAAAATCATCTGTTTTGTTTGCAGCCATTCATAGAAGAGATGAATTACACAATGCCAGAGAACTGCTCAGGTGGAACAACGGGAGTGTTTGTAAACGGAAGAGAGCTTCACCGTAAAGATTTGGACTTGCTTGCGGGTAGAGGACTTCCTCCAGACAGAGATAGATCCTACATTGTTGACATTACGGGTAGAGTCATAGATGAAGACACCGGTGAAGAGCTCGATTGCCTCGGGAAACTTGCCCCAACGTaagacatcttttttttttattacatcacactatttaatttgttgttgCTTCACAAGAAAATTTACACGTGATCTGGTTGGTTTGCTGTTGATGGTCCTCCagaattgagaaattgaaacgTGGGTTTGGGATGAGACTTCCAAAAAGAGCAAcgtgaaggaagaagataagaggAGAGAGATGTATTTAAACTGAATGAATATCTTTGTTTATTCATACTGTACTCCGAAAATTTTAGAGAGCtttatgtatgtatttatttagaaaaattggtatattttcttccaagggtttttaatttttaattttaattatggaCTATTCCAATCAAAATTTGCTATTACGGACTCAGCTGCCGGGATTATACCCAACTAATAGTACTTATTTAGTCGGTCTCATCTCACAGTCTGGCAGGACTAAAATATAACACTAATAAGTATGGAAAGTTTACTCGATGACTATATATACAACGTTGATTTCATTTTATAGTTGTGGTGGGTTCCGTgataagatttatgaaaaagaaggaaggaaatAGCTAACTCCTATTGACCAAGCCATGCACAAAACATGTTTAATGAAACAAAGTGGAGGTGATTTTATAAGTTGCTCATGCCACTcatatacaaacatatatatggaACCATATGCAATATTTAAAAGCTGTAGTAACCCTTCCCGATATGTTTCACTCTAGTACactccaaaaaagaaaaaatagaaagttaaGTAGCTATAACACAGAGGCGAGCGAGGATTCCCAATATATATGCAACGCACTACTCACCATCTagacgacaaaaaaagaaaaaagccaTAACATTTTTTTCCCAGCCCTCTCTCTCGCTCTCCCTCTCCGAACTCCAACATGTAAGAAAtaagaatctttttttgttttttgttttgtttattgttaaaaatgtcaattttccatgatctctctctctttcttcccaATTTATTATTCGTCTTCTCAAGTTCTTCCCTTGTCGTGTTTTTGTTCTCTCTAGGTTTCTCTAGatcttttcccttttctttctctcggtccattctgttttctctttcctcttctatctctcttcacttctttctctcttttgccctaacatataattttgtttaattttatactaattaagtttaattttaaatttgtaagatgatgatgagactTTTTGGAGAACAGCTGATCAAGCgtaagttttttctttgatttttattttcttgttcgTATATTTTAGTCGGTCTCATCTCAGAACTAAAATATAACACTAAGTTTGAAAAGTTTGTTCGATGACTATATATACAACGTTGATTTCATTTTATAGTTGTGGTGGGTTCCGTgataagatttataaaaaagaaggaaggaaatAGCTAACTCCTATTGACCAAGCCATGCACAAAACATGTTTAATGAAACAAAGTGGAGGTGATTTTATAAGTTGCTCATGCCActcatatacacacatatatatggaACCATATGCAATATTTAAAAGCTGTAGTAACCCTAACGAGCGAGGGTTCCCAATTTATGCAACACATCACTCAAAAAGAAGCCATCCTCGTCTAGAcgacaaaaaacagaaaaaaaagaagtcatcCTCGTCTCTATAAAATTTTGTTCCCagccctctctctctccctctccaaACTCCAACATGTAAGAattaagaatctttttttttttttgttaaaaatatcaATCTTCCATGatgtctctctttcttcacaatttcatcttcttcttctcaagaagTCAAGATCTTCCCTTGTCGTGTTTTCGTTCTCTCTAGGTCTCTCTCGGTCTCTTCCATTTTCTCTAGATCTCTTCCATTTTCTCTCTAGATAGATTGAACAGTATGAGATGATAAAAGCAGAAATGACTCTATTGAGTTTTCAGTAAAATATtcgaattaaaatatttaatatatcgaaatatatatttattttcaaaaaaatttcttgaatgaaaaaaattaaagaattattagtgaattgtatatatattgaaaactaatattatctgaaattttactaaacataaatccaaaaagaataattttaacactagatattttaattattacttaagggcatattttatttattttagaattttaattttttagttattgattaatattatatataataaattaaatcatcattttctaaaaaaatttagcaaaattttgaatatctagtttacacaatgttttagaaataattttgtcaaatgaattaatttagttatattatatatatttttaattaaagataaaatagtCATTTTGTGCAATATATAAGGTacatttcaaatatttaaaaaatttagtatatatttcaaatttcctacTAAAATTAAGGAATGTATTCAAAATTTTCCATTCAGTTAGGgacatttttaagaatatactaaatttttaaagaaatttgaaaattacactctatattataattatttgaaaactacacaTTGAAATGAAAATGGACAGATATAccctttttatcaaaaaattattttaacaattaaataaaaataaaaaacaataaaactaaatttaaatttaaaataattcaaatttaaagataaattactttttaaaatttttaaattcggaataaattattaataaatataaattataacaaaatatatttattgcattttaaataatgattaaataaatcaatttttatcttaaaattgtgaataaagaaaaagaattttaatatttttgttgatattattttgatttaaatttattttttagaattattttaatcattgttgatttatttataatatcgACTTTTTgaacaattatttgtttttttacttctattAACTTAATTATCTTTGTCATTGACTTATATTAGAACAGTTGACCCCTAGTGGATTTATAACATAGTCGATTTTTTAACtgttgacatattttttttgttcatcgatttattatttttcctgtttatttgtttattcattgttaatttattatattctacattgatttattaataaggtcgatattttgaatggttgacttaagtttaatttttgtcgacttatttatttttccatctatttattttaaaattgttgacttttttttgtttgattgtttttttacatagtcgacttttgatgatgttgacttatttgttttgtttgaggacttatattttttcatgtcgatttgtttggttttagtagacttatttcattttaagttgACTTATTAATGTGATTGACTTTTTGAACTGtcgacttatattttattctttctgatttatgttttttctttgctgacttatattaaaaaagtcgatttagttttttgttaattgatttgttacataatcgatttttttgaactgttgattttttttctaaatgctcataattttttattattttattaaacttaataattttccgaataaattaaaatatataattatttttcaaaaaaaattattaaatgaaaaaatttaaagaattattagtgaattatatatttatttaaaactaatattatctaaaaaaatttactaaacATCAATGGAAAAAGAATAattctaactaattttttattgtaatttttatataataatgattttgtctaaactgtgattttttttttttgtattgtttatgttttataaaaccacatttttatttctttatctgaattttaattttcttttttgattaatattttccataataaactacttcatcattatctaaattttttcattatctaattttataaacagtgattttttcaaataattgtctaacataaattaatttaattattttgtgtttatctttttaatgtttaattaattattaattatgggcatattttatttattttatcttaatttatttttttagttattgattaatattaatttatatataataaattaattcatcatttaaaaaaaaaatttagcaaaaTTCTGAATATCTCactatgtttttaaaaataattttttcaattgaattaatttaattatattttatttagttttaattattttgtaattgagGATAAAATAGTCATTCAGATCAATAGATAAAATACAtttcaaagacttaaaaaatttagtataggtttcaaattttctattaagtttaagatatatattcaaattttttcatTCAGTTATAACTAAAATAGCTTTACGATCCTATGGTTTgaggaagaagcaaagaaatCTACTGTTACAAAATCAGAGCTACTTAGATTACATCAAAGACCAATCATAACTTAAATCGAGAATATTTttcaaagaagagaaacacGAATCATCGGTCGGTGAATTTGCAACAGAAGCAGATATCAACTCGTTGGTGATTCCAGATTCTGATGTTGTTGTAGGAGAAAAATTCTCCATCAGATTTTTCCAGCCAGTAGTGTTCTCAGTCTCGggatttgaaaatgaaaacgtTCTGAAAATCTCCTTCTTGTTTTCCAAGTCATCGAGACTTAACATCAATTCTTCAGATTTCATATGTTTGCTTatatcttcgggttgctctgtAACATGATGTAGCTTAGGTACTATgtttcgttcttcttctttaaacaaagaaacagagtgtTTGGTGGTTGATAGTAAATTGCCGTTACATGTGTGACCCTCTAAGTACTTGACTTCGTAACACGAAGGGTCTGCATCTGATTTTTGTACTTGCTTCACCGCTAAACACCCTCGTGTGAATCGATGTGTACATCTATAATATCCTCtgtattataaacaaaacaaagtaaattaattttcaaaatttggcaATGTccacacaaaatcaaacattatattattaaaaatattgtaatgcTTAGAAAGATATGATTGTAATGATATATAATGATAAACCTAGGGTTCTTGGATCCGTGAATATCTTTCTGACCATATTTTCTCCAGCAAAAACCATCATCAAGTTGAGAAGTTCCTTCTTGTTCTCTTCCAACACAAACCTTAACTTTCTTGGACGTCTTCTTATCCGAGGTTCTTCTGCAGATCAAGaattaataaacaagaaaagacaATCAGACGACAAGTGTCctaaaacacaaattataatCTCTCATTAGTTACTTTTACCTCTTCTTGTTGTTACTCGGATCCATTCTCTTGGTCTCGGGGCTTCTCTTAAGAGTTTTCTGATCAAGACTCATCATAACTATTGAATTTTCGTAAGAACGGAGGATTCCAGAGATCAAACGCATGTTTGATTCTTTAGAAGAAGGGTTTTTCAAATTGTTCATCAACCGATTCACTAACTCTTTCCCTTGCTCCAGCTCTTTAATCACACGTTTTTCTTCCATCAGCGTCTCTTCCTTCATTTTCATATTAGAGAAGCTTTGGTGAATTTGATGAGATATGAgctttgtcatatatataatatgatgtgTGTCTCtgattttattgtgtttgtttgtttatttattttttaatcgtAAAAGCTTAGGCAAGAAGGtgtgtggaaaagaaaaagaagttggaAAGAAATTGACAAAAGGGCAAAGACAAATGCCAAtctaaaatataacatttgtgATTGCCTAAAAAGTATATGAAGAATTAAAGTCTTTTATATAGATTAGGTTTCTCGTTCACAC
This genomic window contains:
- the LOC104788467 gene encoding protein ENHANCED DISEASE RESISTANCE 4-like, encoding MTESTKVRLVRCPKCENLLSEPEDSPFFQCGGCFTVLRAKIKEREAEADSVSDKSVEHGAKKPVSVNSTSSPEEKAIVDSSDETSSDSDVVPSSLRHQQNVPVLAVETDHPCCSKGEGDRSSILVDKKDDPKSQSGRQDSGLDQFRKRTTKRCDSDSVVINRLSTTSKYPCDEGPSSSSANNYFPDSVREFQKHLKDQSNEAIEQDRAGLLRQLEKLKEQLVQSCNVPGEKPKESLSSTGLLNKGPPMRFHSLGNHAVGGPSYYHQHTEPQFPYNNNSEAPHSLMHPSFGDPHRFQMHGRGPHPLQPSHPYYSGQYVGNNNNSHDLFDAYPQQNNGPFHNSSCSCYHCYENKYWRGSAPVIPDAPYNAGFYPHENVMGFAPPHNPRTYASRGLQQPHGRWPSNFTDTQMDSLSRIRPPRVVLPGGSRHIRPLAGGAPFITCQNCFELLQLPKKPEAGGTKKQQKVRCGACSCLIDLSVVNNKFVLSTNTASTRQGEARVAADYTSDDYDLLGYVFHSLDDEPRDLPGLISDKSSTDMQHVHSHSASLSEGELSSDSLTAKPLAQAQDSPLHDNYVDYSSINHDRSGAGSRSSRSEHDRVTQSKTTAMRQNSMKEVSLASEMEVNFNDYSQNHNNSGVSKDQQQRAKKSGFASIVKKSFKDLTKSINNNDEGNKSNVSINGHLLTERLLRKAEKQAGAIQPGNYWYDYRAGFWGVMGGPGLGILPPFIEEMNYTMPENCSGGTTGVFVNGRELHRKDLDLLAGRGLPPDRDRSYIVDITGRVIDEDTGEELDCLGKLAPTIEKLKRGFGMRLPKRAT
- the LOC104788468 gene encoding probable WRKY transcription factor 46, giving the protein MTKLISHQIHQSFSNMKMKEETLMEEKRVIKELEQGKELVNRLMNNLKNPSSKESNMRLISGILRSYENSIVMMSLDQKTLKRSPETKRMDPSNNKKRRTSDKKTSKKVKVCVGREQEGTSQLDDGFCWRKYGQKDIHGSKNPRGYYRCTHRFTRGCLAVKQVQKSDADPSCYEVKYLEGHTCNGNLLSTTKHSVSLFKEEERNIVPKLHHVTEQPEDISKHMKSEELMLSLDDLENKKEIFRTFSFSNPETENTTGWKNLMENFSPTTTSESGITNELISASVANSPTDDSCFSSLKNILDLSYDWSLM
- the LOC104788466 gene encoding uncharacterized protein LOC104788466 — its product is MKHTTTEKTNNIMVVEDDHNDRILWDCGSPLYDSYELVSLTHIIERHFMSIPSLAGTGKMFCSSRTPSDLGEKSNRAASTVVDLCCSSNSTASKLLWGVFQTKWWKKRSKNAETVVDNHKKKKKNLFCRILSGIRIPTTRSGSSKM